One window of the Tachypleus tridentatus isolate NWPU-2018 chromosome 10, ASM421037v1, whole genome shotgun sequence genome contains the following:
- the LOC143228269 gene encoding dihydropyrimidine dehydrogenase [NADP(+)]-like — translation MVCSALQNQDFTVIDDYVTGLKANMYLKSLEKRKKWNFQSPSTPRHQRRKHISVLPDATFKKFPHFGAYMRHKEDILTKYTKQTDLIGDHFKPPHNRRRSQPVGPIQQIKVVIETRLLLF, via the exons ATG GTCTGCAGTGCGTTACAGAACCAAGACTTTACCGTCATTGATGACTATGTCACAGGACTAAAAGCGAACATGTACTTAAAAAGTTTGGAAAAAAGGAAGAAATGGAACTTTCAGTCTCCATCGACTCCTCGTCACCAAAGACGAAAGCATATAAGTGTTCTACCTGACGCTACATTCAAG AAGTTTCCTCATTTCGGAGCTTACATGAGACACAAAGAAGACATTCTAACGAAATACACGAAACAAACTGATCTGATTGGTGATCACTTCAAGCCACCACATAACAGACGACGTTCCCAGCCCGTAGGACCAATCCAACAAATCAAGGTAGTCATTGAAACGAGACTACTTTTATTTTGA